In Flavobacterium lacustre, a genomic segment contains:
- a CDS encoding M28 family peptidase, whose amino-acid sequence MKKILFLFVALTVISCSTQKRGVAAVEPTKYMNTITAEDLKTHLYIVASDEMEGRETGSAGQKKAGQYLIKQYEKNNVPFPKGATNYYQPIPAAYLNKKYGEKLGDSENIWAFIEGSEKPNEILIISAHYDHVGIKDGEVYNGADDDGSGTVALLEIAQAFEIAKKEGHGPKRSILFLHVTGEEHGLHGSRFYSENPLFPLANTITDINIDMIGRRDEAHAGSNNYVYVIGANRLSTDLDNICTIANAKYTNLDLDYKFNDPKDPNRFYERSDHYNFAKNGIPSVFFFNGVHADYHKKTDEVDKIEFDALTKRTQFAFVTAWELANRTERPIVDKK is encoded by the coding sequence ATGAAGAAAATACTATTTCTATTTGTTGCCCTCACCGTAATTTCCTGCTCCACTCAAAAAAGAGGTGTTGCCGCTGTTGAACCTACAAAATACATGAATACCATAACTGCCGAAGATTTAAAAACCCATCTTTATATTGTCGCTTCAGATGAAATGGAAGGTCGTGAAACCGGTTCTGCTGGTCAGAAAAAAGCAGGTCAATATCTTATCAAACAATACGAGAAAAACAATGTTCCGTTTCCTAAAGGTGCGACCAATTATTACCAACCCATTCCTGCAGCCTATTTAAACAAAAAATATGGCGAAAAACTAGGCGATTCAGAGAATATCTGGGCATTTATTGAAGGCTCAGAAAAACCAAATGAAATCCTTATTATTTCGGCTCATTACGACCACGTTGGAATTAAAGACGGTGAAGTCTATAACGGTGCCGATGATGATGGCTCAGGAACTGTCGCTTTATTAGAAATTGCCCAAGCTTTTGAAATTGCCAAAAAAGAAGGTCACGGTCCAAAACGTTCGATTCTGTTTCTTCATGTAACTGGAGAAGAACATGGTTTACATGGTTCCCGATTCTATTCTGAAAATCCTTTATTTCCATTGGCGAACACTATAACCGATATTAATATTGATATGATAGGACGTCGCGACGAAGCCCATGCAGGAAGTAATAATTATGTATATGTGATTGGTGCTAACCGTCTATCAACTGATTTAGATAATATTTGTACTATCGCAAATGCAAAATACACCAATTTAGATTTAGATTATAAGTTCAATGATCCAAAAGACCCAAACCGATTCTACGAGCGTTCCGACCATTATAATTTTGCCAAAAACGGAATACCATCAGTATTCTTTTTCAATGGTGTCCATGCAGATTACCACAAAAAAACAGATGAAGTTGATAAAATAGAATTTGATGCTTTAACTAAGAGAACCCAGTTTGCCTTTGTAACTGCCTGGGAATTGGCAAACCGAACAGAAAGACCTATTGTAGATAAGAAATAA
- a CDS encoding tyrosine-type recombinase/integrase, with the protein MFAFAKNFKKNLLQNYIKSPKLLTAKYLSTVKPSAYYIAINSTKLSVLKIRENRVIIYKNFIGENLEKRVLFLRVSQKCHNMSYEFKNLKKVKLVNGRVGISFFYDNKRYRYFNGKAIDANFQPNTCKENLKDKQLELMLQAFSEKLEKGWRPKKEIKPKMIKPIDINLYEAITLAFEQKKKMEYSLRYKKDLTSAYNKIIEYLILKDYKRLLLSEFDVSIIKDLLNHISSSKRVQLNYKQNYSSLLTEYFEKYKLTNPFRIIKLVKQEEVLHKPIKDIKLVFEELRVTNTNLHICCLLAYGCLLRPHREIRNLKWGDFNDDCSFISLSGAQNKGKKNRIVPIPKFVQQHLKKRNEKHNIFTDSLQVYNEDYFKTLWGRYKKESALIKEHNTLYSFRHTGAINVYEKTGSLSKLQQVMGHRSLNTSLTYLRGLGVKQLTVEDMPELM; encoded by the coding sequence ATGTTTGCTTTTGCAAAGAATTTTAAAAAAAATTTACTGCAAAATTACATCAAATCTCCTAAACTATTGACTGCCAAATATCTTTCTACCGTAAAACCTTCAGCATATTATATAGCAATCAATAGCACTAAATTATCAGTATTGAAAATAAGGGAAAATCGAGTAATTATTTACAAAAATTTTATAGGTGAAAATTTAGAAAAAAGAGTGCTTTTTTTACGAGTGTCACAAAAGTGTCACAACATGAGTTATGAATTTAAAAATTTGAAAAAAGTTAAGCTTGTCAACGGTAGAGTTGGAATATCCTTCTTCTATGATAACAAGAGGTATCGTTATTTTAATGGGAAAGCAATTGACGCCAATTTTCAACCAAACACCTGTAAAGAGAATCTAAAGGACAAACAGCTTGAATTGATGTTACAAGCTTTCTCTGAAAAATTAGAGAAAGGATGGCGTCCTAAAAAGGAAATCAAACCAAAAATGATTAAACCGATTGACATTAATCTCTATGAAGCTATCACATTAGCTTTTGAACAAAAAAAGAAAATGGAATACAGCCTTCGTTATAAAAAAGACTTAACCTCTGCCTACAACAAAATCATAGAATACTTAATCTTAAAAGATTACAAAAGACTTTTGTTGAGTGAATTTGATGTGAGTATAATAAAAGATTTGCTAAATCATATTAGTTCGTCCAAACGAGTACAGTTAAATTATAAACAAAACTATTCCTCCTTATTGACGGAATACTTTGAAAAGTACAAATTAACCAATCCATTCCGGATTATCAAATTAGTCAAACAAGAAGAAGTACTACACAAGCCTATCAAAGATATAAAATTAGTATTTGAAGAATTAAGAGTTACAAATACGAACTTACATATTTGCTGTTTATTAGCATATGGATGTTTATTACGACCACATAGAGAAATTAGAAATTTAAAATGGGGAGATTTTAATGATGATTGTTCTTTCATAAGTCTTTCAGGCGCTCAAAACAAAGGCAAAAAAAATAGAATTGTTCCAATTCCTAAATTTGTGCAACAACATCTTAAAAAAAGAAACGAAAAACATAATATCTTTACTGATTCACTCCAAGTATACAATGAAGATTACTTTAAAACATTGTGGGGTAGATATAAAAAAGAATCTGCGTTGATTAAAGAACATAATACCCTTTACAGCTTTAGGCATACAGGAGCTATAAATGTTTATGAAAAGACTGGCAGTTTAAGCAAACTACAGCAGGTCATGGGACACCGTAGTCTAAACACATCTCTAACCTATTTAAGAGGCTTAGGAGTAAAACAATTGACTGTGGAAGATATGCCAGAGCTAATGTAA
- a CDS encoding helix-turn-helix domain-containing protein: protein MEKRVRKSEMDQEILLLGKRILEIIKEKNLKTREVAHDADIDVENLRKYIKGKQEMKVSTMLKITKSLGVKVSDLFNHLEQ, encoded by the coding sequence ATGGAAAAAAGAGTAAGAAAGTCAGAAATGGATCAAGAGATCTTGCTTCTTGGTAAGCGTATTTTAGAGATTATTAAAGAGAAAAATTTAAAGACGAGAGAGGTGGCACACGATGCTGATATAGATGTTGAGAACCTTAGGAAGTACATTAAGGGTAAACAAGAAATGAAAGTCTCTACGATGCTCAAAATAACTAAATCATTAGGAGTAAAAGTTTCCGACTTATTTAATCATCTTGAGCAATAA
- a CDS encoding LamG-like jellyroll fold domain-containing protein, with protein sequence MKKIITILLLIGLIYSCSTNTDSNGNSTTSVVPVAPSNLTVTLASTTQINLSWTDNSTNETGFKIERKTGIGTYAVVGSSVTDITTYNDTSISPGTTYTYRVYSNNSVGNSLTYSNEFTITTTSIINLPKLTSTALSLITSSTAVSGGVISNDGGALITARGVCWSTNTNPTISLSTKTTDGTGAGLFTSNIKELTANTTFYVRAYATNSAGTAYGNELTLLTQIPDIISGLVAYYPFTGNSNDISGNANNGIVTNATLTNDRFGNSNKAYSFNGSSSYITVPNSSSLSASTYQLTISAWVKINQFTGSPNKAASIIDKSASTSGDWGLFYQDFDANTLVENIRYGGYLRYNNTILSQGLHTSSVASSNHWVHLVLTVDGNLGTNYYINGINESAVGSGGNNFSLWPNSANMFIGKSGTVSGNYYNFLGSNYNYFNGVIDDVRIYNRALNSNEVNYLFNQN encoded by the coding sequence ATGAAAAAAATTATTACAATATTACTATTAATAGGATTGATTTATTCTTGCTCTACCAATACTGATTCTAATGGAAATTCTACAACATCAGTTGTACCAGTAGCCCCATCCAATTTAACTGTAACTCTTGCTTCTACAACTCAAATTAATCTTTCTTGGACAGACAACTCCACCAATGAAACAGGATTTAAGATTGAGCGTAAAACAGGCATAGGAACTTATGCTGTTGTTGGAAGCTCAGTAACCGACATCACAACTTATAACGATACTAGTATATCGCCTGGTACAACTTATACTTACAGAGTATATTCAAATAATTCAGTTGGTAATTCACTAACTTATTCTAATGAGTTCACTATAACTACAACAAGCATAATAAATCTTCCTAAATTAACTTCAACAGCTTTATCATTAATTACTAGTTCAACTGCTGTTTCAGGAGGTGTTATTTCTAATGATGGAGGAGCTTTAATAACAGCAAGAGGAGTTTGTTGGAGTACAAATACTAATCCTACTATTTCTTTGTCTACAAAAACAACCGATGGTACTGGAGCAGGTTTATTTACCAGTAATATAAAAGAACTTACAGCCAACACTACTTTTTACGTGAGGGCTTATGCAACAAATAGTGCTGGAACTGCTTATGGTAATGAATTAACATTATTAACTCAAATACCTGATATTATTTCTGGCTTAGTTGCATATTATCCTTTTACGGGTAATTCAAATGATATTAGTGGTAATGCTAATAATGGTATTGTAACAAATGCAACGTTAACAAATGACAGATTCGGGAATTCAAATAAAGCATATTCATTTAATGGTTCTAGTAGTTATATAACAGTCCCTAATTCCAGTAGCCTTTCTGCTTCAACTTATCAATTGACAATTAGTGCTTGGGTAAAAATAAATCAATTCACTGGTAGTCCCAATAAAGCCGCATCTATAATTGATAAATCAGCTAGCACATCTGGTGACTGGGGGTTATTTTATCAAGATTTTGATGCTAATACTTTAGTTGAAAATATAAGATATGGGGGGTATTTAAGATATAATAATACTATATTGTCACAAGGTCTTCATACTAGTTCGGTGGCTTCATCAAATCATTGGGTGCATTTAGTTCTTACTGTAGATGGTAATTTAGGTACTAATTATTACATCAATGGTATTAATGAAAGTGCTGTTGGTAGTGGTGGTAACAATTTTTCTTTATGGCCAAATAGTGCTAATATGTTCATAGGTAAATCCGGCACCGTTAGTGGTAATTATTATAATTTTTTAGGGAGTAACTATAATTATTTCAATGGTGTTATAGATGATGTAAGAATTTATAATAGAGCACTAAATTCAAATGAAGTTAATTACTTATTCAATCAAAATTAA
- the bshB1 gene encoding bacillithiol biosynthesis deacetylase BshB1, with protein sequence MKLDILAFGAHPDDVELGCAGTILKEISLGKTVGIVDLTRGELGTRGSAEIRNQEANAAANILGVSVRENLDMRDGFFVNDEKHQLEIIKMIRKYQPEIVLCNAIDDRHIDHGKGSKLVSDACFLSGLMKIETTLDGTQQTAWRPKLVYHYIQWKNIEPDFVVNIDGFIAKKTEAILAYRSQFYDANSKEPESPITSKNFLESLNYRSRDLGRLAGLEHAEGFTVERYLAVNSLGDLM encoded by the coding sequence ATGAAATTAGATATACTCGCTTTTGGAGCCCATCCGGATGATGTAGAATTGGGTTGTGCCGGAACTATTTTAAAAGAAATCTCATTAGGTAAAACAGTTGGTATTGTTGATTTAACACGAGGAGAATTAGGAACACGAGGTTCGGCTGAAATTAGAAATCAGGAGGCTAATGCCGCTGCCAATATTTTGGGAGTTTCTGTTCGTGAAAATCTGGATATGCGTGACGGTTTTTTTGTAAATGATGAAAAGCACCAATTAGAAATCATAAAAATGATTCGTAAATACCAACCTGAAATAGTGTTGTGTAATGCGATTGATGATCGACATATTGATCATGGAAAAGGAAGTAAATTAGTTTCTGATGCTTGTTTTTTGTCTGGTTTGATGAAGATTGAAACAACATTGGATGGAACGCAACAAACCGCTTGGAGACCTAAATTAGTCTACCATTATATACAATGGAAAAATATAGAACCGGATTTTGTAGTTAATATTGATGGTTTCATTGCGAAAAAAACCGAAGCTATCTTGGCGTATCGTTCTCAGTTTTATGATGCCAATTCTAAAGAACCGGAATCTCCGATAACGAGTAAAAACTTCTTGGAAAGTCTGAATTACCGTTCCAGAGATTTAGGTAGGTTAGCCGGACTGGAACATGCGGAAGGTTTTACGGTAGAAAGATATTTGGCAGTCAATAGTTTAGGAGATTTGATGTAA
- a CDS encoding chorismate-binding protein, protein MKIIEAKVQNQLAQQLPFVLYCKPNSEEIIGLFQQNDTVYKVEDYTEKGFVFASFDGNQTYIIPENQSEIMRFVWDKKEFSFPEKEVPVADESEKKEFENLVAKGIQGIKNQEFKKVVLSRKETVDLVDFDLERTFEKLVQLYPTTFVYCFFHPKLGTWLGATPEQLLKANDSVFETIALAGTQKANDSSAVIWKQKEKEEQQFVTDYIVNKLKNVASDVLVSEPYSIQAGSIWHIKTDISGVFNLGLSLQQVVSLLHPTPAVCGLPKEDSKAFILENEKYDRTFYTGFLGELNSSLTNETQSSDLFVNLRCMQIVENEALLYMGCGITKDSIPEKEWEESSNKSVTMKKVL, encoded by the coding sequence ATGAAAATAATTGAAGCTAAAGTCCAAAATCAATTGGCACAACAACTTCCCTTCGTTTTGTATTGTAAGCCCAATTCAGAAGAAATAATTGGACTTTTTCAGCAAAATGATACTGTATATAAAGTCGAAGATTATACCGAAAAAGGATTTGTTTTTGCTTCTTTTGATGGAAATCAGACGTATATAATTCCTGAAAATCAATCGGAAATAATGCGCTTTGTTTGGGATAAAAAAGAGTTTTCCTTTCCGGAAAAAGAAGTTCCTGTTGCTGATGAATCAGAAAAAAAAGAGTTTGAGAATCTGGTTGCAAAAGGAATTCAGGGCATCAAAAATCAGGAATTCAAGAAAGTTGTTTTATCCCGAAAAGAAACGGTTGATTTAGTAGATTTCGATTTGGAAAGGACTTTTGAAAAACTGGTTCAATTGTATCCGACTACTTTTGTGTATTGTTTTTTTCATCCAAAGCTGGGAACTTGGTTGGGTGCAACTCCGGAGCAATTATTGAAAGCAAACGATTCGGTTTTTGAAACAATTGCTTTAGCCGGAACACAGAAAGCGAATGATTCCAGTGCTGTTATTTGGAAACAAAAAGAAAAAGAAGAGCAGCAGTTTGTGACCGATTATATTGTGAACAAGTTGAAAAATGTAGCTTCGGATGTTTTAGTTTCTGAGCCTTACAGTATTCAGGCAGGAAGTATCTGGCATATAAAAACGGATATTTCGGGTGTTTTTAATTTGGGTTTAAGTTTGCAACAAGTGGTTTCTTTATTGCACCCCACTCCCGCCGTTTGTGGTTTGCCAAAAGAAGATTCAAAGGCTTTTATTTTAGAAAATGAAAAGTATGACAGAACTTTTTATACCGGTTTTTTGGGTGAATTGAATAGTAGTTTGACAAATGAGACACAGAGTTCTGATTTGTTTGTAAATTTGCGCTGTATGCAGATTGTTGAAAATGAAGCTTTATTATACATGGGTTGCGGAATCACAAAAGATAGTATTCCGGAAAAAGAATGGGAGGAAAGCAGCAACAAATCGGTAACGATGAAGAAAGTATTGTAG
- a CDS encoding PaaI family thioesterase, producing MTFDKEKILEYCNQVSKNTLMQTLNITYIDAGEDYLVATMPVNPSVHQPMGLLHGGASVALAESVGSAASMLYVNHEHSEVRGIEISANHLKSKRDGMVTATARIVHKGRSIHLWEIRIVDERDSLISLCKLTNMVLPRRKSEDK from the coding sequence ATGACATTCGACAAAGAAAAAATCTTGGAATATTGCAATCAGGTTTCAAAAAACACCTTGATGCAAACACTAAATATTACTTATATTGATGCGGGCGAAGATTATTTAGTAGCCACTATGCCCGTGAATCCGTCCGTGCATCAGCCGATGGGATTATTACACGGAGGTGCATCTGTGGCTTTGGCCGAAAGTGTAGGCAGCGCAGCATCGATGTTGTATGTTAATCACGAACACAGTGAAGTTCGCGGTATTGAAATATCTGCCAATCATTTGAAATCAAAACGCGACGGAATGGTAACAGCAACTGCAAGAATAGTTCACAAAGGGAGAAGTATTCATCTTTGGGAAATCCGAATTGTTGATGAACGAGATAGTTTAATTTCCCTTTGCAAATTGACAAATATGGTTTTGCCTAGAAGAAAATCAGAAGATAAATAA
- the purL gene encoding phosphoribosylformylglycinamidine synthase produces the protein MIHFFENQSKTVFAVQTQNEISAQDISKLNWLFANSNKIEKSVLTDFFVGPRATMITPWSTNAVEITQNMGISGIIRIEEFYHATADFTDFDPMLSQKYSELNQDIFTINVLPEAILNIEDIAAYNKSEGLSLSPEEVEYLDNLATKLDRKLTDSEIFAFSQANSEHCRHKIFNGTFVIDGTEKESSLFKLIKKTSQENPNDIVSAYKDNVAFVKGPRVQQFAPKTADKPDFYEIKEFDSVISLKAETHNFPTTVEPFNGAATGSGGEIRDRLAGGQGSLPLAGTAVYMTSYSRLKPIDPAQGDRPWEDAVQERKWLYQTPMDILIKASNGASDFGNKFGQPLITGSLLTFEHEENNRKIGYDKVIMQAGGIGYGKLDQAIKHKPQEGDKIVILGGENYRIGMGGAAVSSADTGAFGSGIELNAVQRSNPEMQKRAANAIRGLVESDNNPIVSIHDHGAGGHLNCLSELVEETGGLIDLDKLPVGDPTLSAKEIIGNESQERMGLVIGKKDIDVLQRIADRERAPMYQVGDVTGDHRFTFESKTTGAKPMDYALEDFFGSSPKTVMTDKTIDYNYGALDYSVKNISTYLEQVLQLEAVACKDWLTNKVDRCVGGKVAKQQCAGPLQLPLNNCGVMALDYLGKEGIATSIGHAPISALIDPVAGSRNAIAESLSNIVWAPIKDGLGGISLSANWMWACKNEGEDARLYAAVEGCSDFAIELGINIPTGKDSLSMKQKYPNDEVIAPGTVIISAGGNCTDIRKVVEPVLQRDGGSIYYINLSQDDFKLGGSSFAQILNTIGNETPTIKDAAFFKKAFNTIQELIAGDNILAGHDIGSGGLITTLLEMCFADVNLGAKIDFSVFEEKDIIKYLFAENIAIVFQAKDDATVENTLNKNGVAFYKLGTVTTEATLNFGPCQLDIAKYRDIWFKTSFLLDQKQAKNGTAKARFDNYKNQALNYTFPAHFTGKAPVIDNSKPRPKAAIIREKGSNSEREMANAMYLAGFDVKDVHMTDLISGRENLEDIQFIGAVGGFSNSDVLGSAKGWAGAFLYNEKAKTALDNFFKREDTLSVGICNGCQLLMELEKINPEHEVHGKMLHNDSHKHESIFTSVTIQENKSVMLSTLAGSTLGVWVSHGEGKFNLPMGEENYNIVGKYGYDSYPANPNGSDYNTAMLCDTTGRHLVMMPHIERSTFQWNWAHYPKDRNDEVSPWHEAFVNAKKWIDKK, from the coding sequence ATGATCCATTTCTTTGAAAACCAAAGCAAAACTGTTTTTGCAGTACAAACGCAAAACGAAATTTCGGCTCAAGACATTTCAAAACTTAACTGGCTTTTTGCCAATTCAAATAAAATAGAAAAATCCGTATTGACGGATTTTTTTGTTGGTCCTCGCGCCACCATGATTACGCCTTGGAGCACTAACGCTGTGGAAATCACCCAAAATATGGGAATTTCAGGTATCATTCGAATTGAAGAATTTTACCACGCAACAGCTGATTTTACTGATTTTGACCCAATGCTTTCGCAAAAGTACAGCGAATTAAATCAAGATATTTTTACAATCAATGTACTTCCGGAAGCGATTCTGAACATTGAAGACATTGCAGCTTACAACAAATCCGAAGGTTTATCTTTAAGTCCTGAAGAAGTAGAATACTTAGATAATTTAGCCACTAAATTAGACCGAAAACTAACCGATTCTGAAATATTTGCTTTCTCTCAAGCGAATTCAGAACACTGTCGTCACAAAATTTTCAACGGAACTTTTGTTATTGACGGTACAGAAAAAGAATCTTCTTTATTTAAATTAATCAAGAAAACATCTCAGGAAAATCCAAACGATATTGTTTCGGCATACAAAGACAATGTAGCTTTTGTAAAAGGACCAAGAGTGCAACAATTTGCTCCAAAAACTGCCGACAAACCTGATTTTTATGAAATAAAAGAATTTGATTCGGTTATTTCTTTAAAAGCAGAAACACATAATTTCCCAACCACTGTAGAACCTTTCAACGGAGCTGCAACTGGTTCAGGGGGAGAAATTCGTGACCGTTTGGCTGGTGGACAAGGTTCTTTGCCATTAGCAGGAACAGCCGTTTACATGACTTCTTACTCCAGATTAAAGCCCATCGACCCCGCTCAGGGTGACAGACCTTGGGAAGATGCAGTTCAAGAAAGAAAATGGTTGTATCAAACACCAATGGATATTTTAATAAAAGCCTCTAACGGAGCTTCTGATTTTGGAAATAAATTTGGACAACCTTTAATCACAGGTTCGCTTCTTACTTTTGAACACGAAGAAAACAACCGCAAAATTGGTTATGATAAAGTAATCATGCAAGCGGGTGGAATTGGTTATGGAAAATTAGATCAAGCTATCAAACACAAACCACAAGAAGGCGACAAAATTGTTATTCTTGGTGGAGAAAATTATAGAATCGGAATGGGAGGCGCTGCTGTTTCATCTGCAGACACAGGCGCTTTTGGTTCAGGAATTGAATTAAATGCTGTGCAACGTTCGAATCCGGAAATGCAAAAACGTGCTGCCAATGCCATTCGTGGTTTAGTAGAAAGTGACAATAATCCAATTGTTTCGATTCACGATCACGGAGCAGGTGGACACTTAAACTGTCTTTCTGAACTTGTGGAAGAAACTGGAGGTTTAATTGATTTAGACAAATTGCCTGTGGGTGATCCTACCCTTTCGGCAAAAGAAATTATTGGTAACGAATCGCAAGAAAGAATGGGATTGGTTATTGGTAAAAAAGATATCGATGTTTTACAACGCATTGCCGACAGAGAACGTGCTCCAATGTACCAAGTTGGTGATGTAACCGGAGACCACCGTTTTACTTTCGAATCAAAAACAACCGGTGCAAAACCAATGGATTATGCTTTGGAAGATTTCTTTGGAAGTTCTCCAAAAACAGTAATGACAGACAAGACTATCGATTACAACTATGGTGCTTTAGACTATAGTGTAAAAAATATATCTACTTATTTAGAACAAGTACTGCAATTAGAAGCAGTGGCTTGTAAAGACTGGTTAACCAATAAAGTGGACCGTTGTGTAGGTGGAAAAGTAGCCAAACAACAATGTGCCGGACCTTTACAATTGCCTTTGAATAATTGTGGTGTAATGGCGTTAGATTATTTAGGAAAAGAAGGAATTGCAACTTCTATAGGTCACGCTCCTATTTCGGCCTTGATTGATCCGGTTGCAGGAAGCAGAAATGCAATTGCTGAATCATTATCAAACATTGTTTGGGCTCCAATAAAAGACGGATTGGGCGGCATTTCATTATCAGCAAACTGGATGTGGGCTTGTAAAAACGAAGGTGAAGATGCTCGTTTATACGCTGCTGTTGAAGGTTGTTCAGACTTTGCTATCGAATTAGGAATCAATATCCCAACAGGAAAAGATTCACTTTCGATGAAACAAAAATATCCTAACGATGAAGTAATTGCACCGGGAACGGTAATTATTTCAGCTGGTGGAAACTGTACTGATATTCGAAAAGTAGTAGAACCTGTTTTACAAAGAGACGGTGGTTCTATTTATTATATCAATTTGTCACAAGACGACTTTAAATTAGGCGGTTCTTCGTTTGCACAAATTCTGAATACTATTGGAAATGAAACGCCAACTATTAAAGATGCTGCTTTTTTCAAAAAAGCCTTCAACACCATTCAGGAATTAATTGCAGGAGACAATATTCTTGCCGGACATGATATTGGAAGTGGTGGTTTGATTACTACTTTATTAGAAATGTGTTTTGCAGATGTAAATTTGGGTGCTAAAATAGATTTCTCAGTTTTTGAAGAAAAAGACATTATCAAATATCTTTTTGCCGAAAACATTGCAATTGTATTCCAAGCCAAAGATGATGCAACAGTAGAGAATACATTAAATAAAAATGGCGTTGCTTTCTACAAATTAGGAACAGTAACTACAGAGGCGACTTTAAACTTTGGACCTTGTCAATTAGACATTGCCAAATACAGAGATATCTGGTTTAAAACTTCTTTCTTGTTAGATCAAAAACAAGCCAAAAACGGAACAGCAAAAGCGCGTTTTGATAATTATAAGAATCAAGCTTTAAACTATACTTTCCCTGCCCATTTTACAGGAAAGGCACCAGTTATCGACAATTCAAAACCAAGACCAAAAGCTGCCATTATCCGTGAAAAAGGAAGTAATTCGGAACGCGAAATGGCCAATGCAATGTACTTAGCAGGATTTGATGTAAAAGATGTTCACATGACCGATTTGATTTCGGGACGTGAAAATCTGGAAGATATTCAGTTTATCGGTGCTGTTGGAGGATTTTCCAATTCAGATGTTTTGGGTTCTGCCAAAGGTTGGGCAGGAGCCTTTTTGTACAATGAAAAAGCAAAAACAGCTTTAGATAATTTCTTCAAAAGAGAAGATACGCTATCTGTTGGAATTTGTAATGGTTGTCAATTGTTGATGGAATTAGAGAAAATCAATCCAGAGCATGAAGTACACGGAAAAATGTTGCATAACGACAGTCATAAACACGAAAGTATTTTTACATCGGTGACGATTCAAGAAAACAAATCGGTGATGTTATCTACATTAGCAGGAAGTACTTTGGGAGTTTGGGTTTCGCATGGTGAAGGAAAATTTAATTTGCCAATGGGAGAAGAAAACTACAACATCGTTGGAAAATATGGTTACGACAGTTATCCTGCTAATCCTAATGGTTCTGATTATAACACAGCCATGTTATGCGATACAACGGGAAGACATTTAGTTATGATGCCGCACATTGAGCGTTCTACGTTTCAATGGAACTGGGCACATTATCCAAAAGACAGAAACGATGAAGTTTCGCCTTGGCATGAAGCTTTTGTCAATGCCAAAAAATGGATTGATAAAAAATAA